DNA sequence from the Chitinivibrionales bacterium genome:
TAACAGGAGAAGGCCCCTTGGCTTACCTCTTCTACCCAGCGTGGGCTGAGTCTCCAATACACATATCCCGTCACTTGAACGCTGAACGTCACCGGTGTGCCGTCAGCGACAGGGTTGCCGTTGACATCCGTGACCACTGCTGCGCAGGGCAGGCCGAAGGTGCCGTCTTGATAGTCCACTCCTTTAAGCATATTAACCCCTATCGATACTTGATTTGGAGGGCCTGCGATGGTGAACAGCACGGTGTCCGATTTGACGCCGGAAACATCGCTTGCGATCACACCAACACCGTGGAACGTGCTCGTCGCCGTGCCTGAAACAAGGAAAGAAGAAATCGAACCATCGGCACCCGTCAGCGCCGAAGGAGGATCAATATATTCGCCGCCGCCGGGTCCGTTGGTCATATTTAAATAAATGCGTTCATTGCTGACCCTATTGTTGAGCGAATCATAAGCGACGGCGATCAACTGTGCTTTACTGCCGCTTGTTGAAATGACCGAAGGTGTACCAGTCAAAACGATTCTTCTCACTCTGGTGGCCTTAAAATATAATTTGAATACCGCCGAAGTTACTTCGGTTGAAGTCTTTGCATAAGCGGAAATCGTGGCCAAATTTGCGAAGTACGGGTTTTTTACATGAAAAACGATTCGGCCGTTGTCCGCTTTGGCAAGGGTAAAGCCCTTTGCAAAAAGAGTATCGTTGTTGATGGTGCCCATGGTGACGCTTATGGCGATCGTGGCATCGGAAACCGGCGTGGTTTTGTCTCCCAGAAGGTACGTAACGGAGAGTGCGGTCGAGTCAGTGCCGTTTGCTATACACGATTGTCCGGGGAGCGTATCGATGACTAAATAGTTGGAAGAATAGTTTATCGCGACTTTTTGAGATGCCCCCGCTGCTTGAATCTGAATGGTGTCCGTGCCAGCTCCGGAGCCGTACACCTTGCAGTAGGCCTCGCCCCGGTTATCGGTCACCGAGTCCGGTTTGTAAATAAACGTGCTGTCCTGCTGTTTGGAAAAATTAATCGGTTCGCCGACGATGGGATTTTGCGCCGCGTCGATCAAGGTAATCGCGATGGTGCTGGAATCCTTGCGGTTGGCATTGATGCTTGGCGGGTTTGCGCTGGCGGTAAGCGTAACACCGGTGAACTCGACTTGGATCGACGCGGTTTTCGTGGCGTCTTTGACCAGGGTCGCCTTTACGGTTGCGACAGTGTTCCGCCGGTCGCTGATGAGCGTGGCGACCGCCTTACCATTATCATCGGTGGTTGCGAGCGCGGTCACCACCCCGGCGGTTGTCGTAAAAGAGATTTGATCGCCCACCATGGGATTGTAGCTTTCGTTCTTCACAAGCACGGTTATCGTCGAATTGCTAGTACCATCGGCCTGAATCATCGTTGGTATCGCGTTGATGGTCATGCTTCGTGACGCGATGAATGAAAGCGTCGCGGCTGCAGAGGCGATATCGGTGCTGGTATTGAACGCGGTCACTTCAAGCGACATGGTGGTTTCGTAAGGAAGTGCATAAATGGTATCGGTGCATTTTCCCTGTGCATTGGTCTTTAATAAAACGACATCGCTGGTGTCTCTCCCGTCGATGAGCTGATAAGTGCGCGTCAGCTGGACATCCTTGTTGGTAAGCGGAGAGCCAGATTTGTCCGCAAAATAAATGTGTAGAATGGTGGATTTTGACGGATTTGCTTGAAGGATTTTATCATCGAGCGATATGGTTAGCAAAAGGTTGGTGACGTTTATTCTTATGCTGGCGTATGCGCCGGCGGCCGAGATCCGAATCGAATCGGTGCCGGTTTGAACGCTTTTGCTTTTCACGGCACATTGGGCGGTTCCTTCCGGTCCGGTTGCGGTATCTTTTGAAAGAAAGGTCAGGACTGAAGCTGTATCCCTTCCTAAGGAGAAATAGATCGGAATGTAGGGAATAGGTTCGTTTGAACCGTTAAGGACGTGGGCCAGGATATTGGTCTTTTGGCCTGGATTCATGTTGGTGGAGTCCGCGGTCACAATGATGTTAACCCCGCTAAAGACAACCCGCGTCTGGGCGCTTTTTGTGCGGTCGGACGCAAGAAACACCGTTATGAAGGCCGTATCGTTGATGTTCGCGCTCGTGAGCGTGGCGTGGGCTATTCCGCCTGCGTCAGTCGCCCCTTGACCTGAATTGCCGCAGGTTCCGCCTTGTCCGGCGATTATACCGGCGGAAGAAATAAATTGGACGCATTGCCCGACAATGGGGTTGTTATTTTCATTCATCAACGTCACATCTATTGTGGTAGCGTCCTTGCCGTCGGCTTTTAGCACTGCTTTTTCCGGATACACTTGAATCCGCTTCTGTACCTTGTCGGGAGTGTCGGTCACGTCAATATCGATCGTCTGTGTTACCGTCCCGCACGTGAACCTGATTTCCACGCTGGCTTTTGTAGTGTCCATCATTTTAAGAATCGCACGACCTCTGGAGTCGGAGTACAAGGTATCGGCGGAAAGAAACCCGTTAGCGCTAGAACAGAGGATCTGCGCATTGGCCAACGGATGTGTAAGCGTGCTGTCCTGCATCACCGTAATGGTAATGGTAAGCGACTCGCGTATTCCTATATACATGCTGTCCGGTGTTACAATAAGCGAGGGGGTCAACGTTAGGGTTTGGCCGGGCCCGGTGGAGGGATGGGGGCCGGTGAGGGCCAAGTTGCCGTTGTCGTCTTTGATGGTGCATAAAAGCAGAAAGCACACTATTCCTGCCAGAAAAACGCCGGAAACCAATTTCACTGTTTTCACGAGCAGCTCCTTTGAAATGAATTGCCTCTGCGCTGAGAGTAAAGTGAGGAAGTATCAATTATTTTTATCTAACGGCACGGCAGGAAAAAGAAACGTTCCCGCCCCGCCCGGATTAGATTATATCTTTAAAAGAAATAGAAATCAATCAAATAAATCTGCAGGTTGCTGCCCGCGGTTTTTCAAGGACGGAGTGATGGCGCAAGAACTTGGATTGACAATACGGTCTGTTGAAAAAGGGCTGCCTGCATGGGAAGCGGGCCTCAGAAAGGGCGACATCATTGTCACGGTAAATGATGAACCCGTGAAGGATGAGGTCGATTTCAGGTTCTGTACCGCCCAACCGGTTTCTGAAATACGGGTGCTACACCGCATGGGCATTCTTACAAAGCTGTTGAAACGGCCTTCCCGCACCGCAGTAGGAGTTCAATTTGCCGATCAAGGCGTTACAAGGTGCAGAAACCACTGCATTTTCTGTTTTATAGACCAGATGCCGAAGGGATTGCGCAGGAGCCTGTATATAAAAGATGAGGATGTAAGGCATTCTTTTGTCAATGGAAATTATGTCACGCTTGCTGCGATGACCTTTGATGATCTCGAACAGCTTTGCAGCCGGGGACTGTCTCCATTGTACGTTTCGGTCCATGCGACGGACAGGCACGTTCGCTGCACTATGCTCGGCAACAAGCATATCTTTGATATCATGGACCAGCTTGGTTTTCTTGAAAAAAACGGCATTTCGTTTCATGCCCAGATTGTGGTATGCCCCGGTTATAATAACGGCGCGGTTCTCACCAAGTCCCTTAAAGACTTGTGCGGTTTGACAAAGGGCCTTATTTCGGTTTCCGTTGTTCCGGTGGGACTCACCAGATTCCGGCGGCATCCTTTACAACCCGTGGATCGCGGTGAGGCGCGACGCATCTGCAAACAGGTCATGCGGGCAAGTGAAAAGGACAAAAAGCGCTACGGCCGGCGGAGGATTTTTCTGGCGGATGAGCTGTTCATTCTTGCCGGACTTTCCATCCCTCCCCGGAGATATTATGGAAATTATCCCCAGATCGGAAACGGGGTCGGGCTTGTCCGAATGTTGCTTGATGAATGGAAAAAAATCGAAGTTCGCCATGGCAGGAGCCATCCAGGAAATGCAGGTGGGAACCGGAACCGTGTCAAAAGGGCGCTCCTTGTCACTTCGGAATCGGCATTTCCCTTTATCAGGGAAATCGCCGACCGGCTTTCCCAAATTTCGCTCCGGGTTACCGCGGAAGCGCTCGCGGTTCAAAATATTTTTTTTGGCAGAGAAGTCACTGTTGCGGGGTTGCTAACCGGCAACGATATCATCAAGCAGGTGCGGGCGACCAAAAAAGCGCCGGACCTGGTCGTGCTTCCGGGAATAATTTTCAACCGCCATGGGCATACGCTCGATGGATACTCGGCGGAACGCATCGGAAAAAGTTTAGGCATCAAGGTTATGGCGGCGGATTCACTCGATGCGTTGGCCAAGCTTTTATGAGCCCGGTCAGAAAAGAATCCGTAATGCGCCTCAATAAATACTTGGCCGGATGCGGATTGGGATCAAGGCGCTCATGCGATTCCCTGGTTGGCTCGGGCAGAATCTATGTGAACGGAGCAAAAGTCAAGGCACTGGGAGTAAAGGTAACCGTTGGCAAGGATCGGGTTGAATACTTGGGAAGGATCCTTGAGCCGGTACGGTGCTTGCGGTATATTGCCTTTCACAAACCGCAAACCGGTATTGCGGCGGAAAGCGATTTGGAGAAGAGAGACGGCATGTTTGATGCCCTGCGTCAAGCCGGGTGCGATGCCGATGCGCTTACAATCATCGAACGGCCCGATGCCGCAACCGAAGGCCTTGTCCTGCTCACCAATGACGGCAGCTTGGTCCACGCGCTCACGCATCCCCGTTACCAGATAAAACAAGTGTTTGATGTTCAGCTTGACAGGAAATTATCTCCCGATGAGGTTGAGGTCATGACCGGCCCCGGTGTGGAATCGGAACATCAGATACTTTGCGCCGGCATGATCATACAGGCCGGCTCCGTGAACTTGCCCTGGTACCGTGTGGAATTGTACAACAGCAAAAAACGCCACTTGCAGCGCATGTTCGGCGCGGCGGGCCGCGCCGTGCTCAGGAGCCGCCGCGTTCAATTCGCCTCGGTCAAACTCGGGGATCTTGCGCCGGGCGCTTTTCGCGAACTCACCGGCCGCGAAGTGGCGGCGCTGCGGGCGGCCGGGTTTAAGCCTTCCCCCTCCTCCCGCTGACGCTTCTTTTTCTTTTCCATTGTTCTTAGGTATGCTTTACATTTTGCCCGCCGCAAGTTTATAATGTAACCGTAAGACTCGGCAATAAAACACGGCCTCGCGCAGGCCCGTTTTTCAACATCAAAAAGGATCTCATGGATTCACGTTCCGAAGACGTGGAAAAACTTCAGCAGCAGCTTGTAAAGGCCAAGCACGACCTCAAGCTCGCGCTTGCGTCCGAAAAGATCCTGCTCGACGAGCTCGAAAGGAAAAACCTTGAGATCATCGAACGGAAAAAAGCCGAAGAGAAGCTCGACGCCGCCCTGAACGACCTCAAGCTCGCGCTCGCGTCCGAAAAAGTGCTGCTCGACGAGCTTGACAAGAAAAACAAGGAACTTACCGAGCTGTCGATTACCGACGGGCTCACCGGCCTGTACAACCACCGCTACCTCCAGGAACGGCTGGAATTCGAGTTCAAGCGCGCCAAGCGGTACGGCGGCAATCTTTCGTGCCTGATGATCGACATCGACCATTTTAAAATGCTCAACGATACCTACGGCCACCAATGCGGCGATTTCGTTCTCAGGGAGCTTTCGAACCTTTTCCGGTCCAGGTCGCGCGAAGTTGACATATGCGGCAGGTACGGGGGGGAGGAGTTCCTGATCATTACCAACATCGCGCTCGGCGACGCCGCGCAGTTCGCCGGCAAGCTCCGCACCGCCGTGAACTGCCACGATTTTATTTTCGAGGGCGCGGCGCTGCGCGTGGCGGTGAGCATCGGTATTGCTGAATTCAACCCCGCCCTCAAAGACAGGCTCGAACTGATCAGCAGGGCCGATCGGGCCATGTACCAGGCAAAGCAGGACGGCCGTAACCTCATCCGCTTGTGGAACGCGCAGCAGGTCGGGACGCCGCCGGAAAAGGAGGCGCGGACGTAAATTCTCGGGCATTTAGAAGGACCGTGCGTGTTGCAAACGAACAATGAGACGTGAAGCCGAGTGAAAACGGATGATCGCGGAAACTATGGGCAAAAATAACCGGGCATGATATAATTACACTGGCCGTAAAAAAGGCGCTTAATTATTTTCTTACCCGTATGGAGGAACTGATGAAAATCCGGATTGACACGGTCGGAACCGTGACCGTTGTCTTCATCGACGGCAATGTCCTGCAGGAAAACGTCCCCATTTTCCGGGTGAAACTCCTCGAGCTCGTGGAAGAGGGCAAGGTCAACATCGTCCTCGACATGGTCGCCTCCAATTACATCAGCAGCATGTGCCTCGCCACGATCGTCGATGTCAAGAAAAAGCTCAACGAGCTGTCGGGCGATTTGAAACTGGCCAGGGTGAACAAACTCGTGCGGAACCTTCTCGAGACCACAAGCCTCATTAAGAAGGTCGAAACCTACGATGACGTCGATTCGGCGGTAAAGTCGTTCGAGAAGAAATAGCCTGCGCCCTTCTATTTCGTCAATTATAATTTCATCTGGATCGCTGAGCGGGTGCAGCCGGGCACCACTCGATTCAGGCCCATTCCTTCCGTTGGGCGCACCCTTGTAGCACCCGATTGCCAGGGCGTCCTCTTACTCATCCTTATTTTCTTAATGTAAAATCGTGGAATAATCACTAATTCGATTTTGCGGTTCCCTTGCCCGGTTGCATCGAAAACGGCTTCAATTCACCATTCTCCTTGTGAAAGCACATCTGTCGCGTCACTAAAAAATTAAATGTGGAGAGTTCCGGGAATAATACGGAAATAAGTTCCGATGGCTTGCAGGTTTTTTTCGGCTGCATCGATAAAATCGCGGTAAACGACTGTTCGCCGTTCTCGCCTGAAGGAGCGAGAAAAATCACAAGCGGACGAATATCCTTGCTAGATGAAATAGTGTTCTTTGTGATTGTTATGACCGCTTCCCGTTGGACGAGAAATGCGTCGATTCGCGCTTTGACATTGTTTTTCATCCTTGATCGTAAAAGTGCCTCGCCGGTCGACGAGAAACGATATTGACCCGCGCAGATTGCTTCGTTGAGCGATACATGGTCGATCGCCATCTCCTGAAAGCCGGCGACCGCTAGACCTTCAGGCAGGAATTTGTTAATTGCATCAATGGTAGTGTCCAACAGGCCCATCGTCACCACATCGAACAGCTCCGTGGCGCCGGAAATTCCCAGCGGCAGGGGCGGGCCGAAGGCGATGAGGGGATGGGGATGGCATCCTTCCGAAAAAGCAATTGGCAGCCGCGCGGCGAAAAGCGCCCGGTGAAGAACGCCCACCATGTCGAGATGCCCCAAAAACCGTACCGGAAGTCCTTTTGTGTAAACGAACCGGTAGCAGCGGCGGTCAGTGGAGGCCGGCACAACGGTCTCGGCCGCGGAACGGGTGGATTCCAAGGCCGAGGCCTTGACAAAGCGCGCAGAACCCTGCCGGATCGGCCCGCAAACCCCGCATGCCGAACATTCCCCGTTCCGGCAATCAGCAGTGGGCCCGCCGGCAATCGCCCTCTCGCGCTCCCTTTGCAGAAATTCCGTTGAAACACCGGCTGAGACCGCATTCCACGGCAGCGCATTGTCCATGGGAATTGCGCCGCAGAACGTGGTGAGGCCGATATTGCATTTGTCAAAAGCATCTTTCCATCTGTCAAATTTGAAATGCTCGTCCCATCCGTCAAAACGGCAGCCGGATTCCCAGGCGGCGCGGATCACGGCGGACAGGCTCCGGTCGCCGCGCGCCATCACGGTTTCGAGCTGTGCCATGAACGGATCGCGGTAGGAAGTTTTTACATTGCGCCGGTCCGCAAGCCCCCGTTTGATCCGCTTTGATTTTTCGAGCAGCCGTTCGGGCGCATCCATGGCCTCCCATTGAAACGGCGTGTGCGCCTTGGGAGAAAACGGCGACAGCGCGATAGTGATCGTCACGCGCCGCGAATGGCGCCATGCCATGTCCGCGATGCGGCCGGCAAGCGAAGTGATTGCGTCGATGTCCTCGTCGCGCTCCGTGGGCAGCCCGATCATGAAATACAGTTTGACGGTCTGAACGTTTCGATTCAGCAGTCTTTCCGCCATGGCAAAAATATCGTCGTCGGGAAACCCTTTGTTGATGACGCTGCGCAGGCGCTGCGATCCCGCTTCCGGCGCGATGGTAAATGAGGAGAAGGGCGTGATCGCCGCCATCGCGTCGAGGTCGGCATCCGTCAGCGCGTCGATGCGGGTTGACGGAAGCGAAACCGAGAGCCTTCCGCCCGTGCCGTAGGCCGCGGCGCCGCGCAGCAGGGGGGTGAGCCCGGAATAATCGGCGGTGGAGAGCGACAGGAGGCCGATATCGCGCCAGCCAGTTGCCGACATTCCGTTTTCCATCTGGCAAAGCAGGCTTTCCACCGCGCGCTCGCGCACCGGCCGGTACCAGATTCCCGCCGAGCAGAACCGGCAGCCCCGCGTGCACCCGCGCATCACCTCCACGGCGAGCCGGTGGTGCACGACATTGACAAGAGGGACAAGCGGTTTTGCGGGATAATTTCTGTCGTCAAGGCTTCGCACCTTTGCGGCCTTTACCGGAGCAGGAATTATGGGGACGAGAAACGCCCCTGATTTTTCTGTCCCGTAAAATGACGGGACATACACGCCGCGGCATTTCGACAATTCCCTCAGGGTGGCCTCTTTGGACGCACTGCGCTTTTTCGAGCTTTCCATGACCGAGCAAGCCTCAACAATCGCCTCTTCTCCGTCGCCGATCACAAACGCGTCCACGAAATCGGCGATGGGCTCAGGATTGACCATGGCGGGGCCGCCTGCAATAACGAGCGGCTCCTGGCCGGTACGGTCGCGGCTGTAAAGGGGAAGCCCGGCAAGCGCGAGCATGTTGATGAGGTTCGTGTATTGCAACTCGTACGTGACCGAAAATCCTACCCAGTCCGCATTTTTTATCGGCGCGAGGTATTCGAGGCAGTACAGGAGAATTTCTTTTTCCCGCATGAGCTTTTCGGCATCGGCGCAGGGGTGATAGCAGCGCGACAAAGCCCATTGCGGCCTGCTGTTGACAATGTGGTAAAGTATCTGCCCGCCGTAATGCGACATGCCGATGTCGTAGGTTTCCGGGTAGCACAAGACGCCGTGCAGCGAAACACCGGATAAATCTTTTCTGACGATATTCAGCTCATTGCCGAGGTATTGCATCGGTTTCTGCACAAAAGGCAGGAACTGGGTTTCGAGGAGGTGTTTGAAGGATTCTTTATTCATGGCCTAAGAATTATTTCGGATTGATGACGGCTTGATTTTCATCCTTATTTTCTTGTAAAACGGATTCCCGCTTCCATGGAGCTAACGCGCCGTGCGGTAATGACGTTCACGCGATTCATTAAAGACGCAACGTAAAAATAATTTGCCTGTAAAGATATAAATGAAGCAATCTTGACCGCGAGGATTTTTTTTCGCCGCAAAGCTGCATACGGCTGAGGGTCGTTGCTCATCGTGCCTAAGGGCCGGCGCTGATGGCGGAGAAGAAGAACAAGAATGGCACTTGACTTATGCCCTGCGCCAGGGCGGACTGGAGGCCGCTCTGGAGAGCGATGCTGCCCGGTCCTCGCCTGGTCGTCGAGTAGCCGCTTTTAAGCGGGGTATCGAGGCGCAGACATATAGGGGCCCTGGCAGCCCGAGGCGAGGCCGAGACCGGAAGGAGGCCCGCCGCCGTCTTCGTCGGGGCGCCAATATTTTTTATTGATTTAAAAAATATTATTTGCCTTTTTCCAACCGCTGCGCCAGAAACGCCGGCAGATTATTGTCGAGGATTTTACGCTGCGTGATGGTGTAATCATACATGACCCGAATGAGGCTGATGTCCTGGTTTTTCGTGTCGTAGATCGCGTAGCAGCAGCGGGAGTCGAAGTCGCGGGGCTGTCCCACGCTGCCCACGTTGATGAGGTAGAGGTTTTTCTCGGTGAGCTTGATGGAGTGCTCGGCGTGGAGGATGATCTTGTCCTCCTCCTGGATCATGATGGAGGGCCAGTGCGTGTGGCCGATGAAATTGATCCTGAAGGTGAGGCTCTTGAACGCTTCGAACACGGCGTCCTCGCTGTCCGGGAACACGTAGATCCAGTCCTGGGGGTTGGACGGCGACGAGTGGGTGAGGAAGATGCTGTCTTTTTCAATTGTCAAGGGAAGCGACCCGAGAAAGTCCTTTGCCTTCTTGGAAAGGTGGTTCCTGGTCCACTCCATGGCCGCGTAGGCGTAGTAGGTGAAGGTCTGGATGTCGATCCGGTTGATCGCCGCGTAGTCGTGGTTGCCGGCCACGCAGTCGTCCACGTTTTCCTGCACGAGTTCGATGCAGCGCTCCGGGTCCGGGTAATATCCCACGATGTCGCCGAGGCAGACGATGCTGTCGATCGAGCGGTTTTTGATGTCCTTGAGCACCGCCTGCAGCGCCTCGACGTTGCCGTGGATGTCGGAGATGATCGCGTATCTCATGAAACGACCGCCGCTTTCCGCAAGAACGTGAAATAGCGATAAATATGTTTAATTATATTATTTTAGATTCGGCGGTGCAATATAATTCTCCCTTTGCGCCGCCGGGCCCGCGCGCCATTCCTTTCTGTCAGTTTGCGCGGTGCCGTTGAAAAGAGGAGGTACCCTACCGTGGCCGACATGTCGAAACTGCCCAAGGGCATTGCGGAACAGGTCGAGGATTTCAAGCGCCGGGTGACTCCGTCGTCCTCGACCCTGATCCTCACCCACGATTATCCCGACCCGGACTGCATTGCGTCCGCCTACGGCATCGCGCAGCTGCTGTCGTTCTGGGGAACGCAGTCGAGCGTGATCTCGTTCGGCGGGTTCGTGGGCCGCGCCGAAAACAAGGCC
Encoded proteins:
- a CDS encoding Ig-like domain-containing protein, yielding MVSGVFLAGIVCFLLLCTIKDDNGNLALTGPHPSTGPGQTLTLTPSLIVTPDSMYIGIRESLTITITVMQDSTLTHPLANAQILCSSANGFLSADTLYSDSRGRAILKMMDTTKASVEIRFTCGTVTQTIDIDVTDTPDKVQKRIQVYPEKAVLKADGKDATTIDVTLMNENNNPIVGQCVQFISSAGIIAGQGGTCGNSGQGATDAGGIAHATLTSANINDTAFITVFLASDRTKSAQTRVVFSGVNIIVTADSTNMNPGQKTNILAHVLNGSNEPIPYIPIYFSLGRDTASVLTFLSKDTATGPEGTAQCAVKSKSVQTGTDSIRISAAGAYASIRINVTNLLLTISLDDKILQANPSKSTILHIYFADKSGSPLTNKDVQLTRTYQLIDGRDTSDVVLLKTNAQGKCTDTIYALPYETTMSLEVTAFNTSTDIASAAATLSFIASRSMTINAIPTMIQADGTSNSTITVLVKNESYNPMVGDQISFTTTAGVVTALATTDDNGKAVATLISDRRNTVATVKATLVKDATKTASIQVEFTGVTLTASANPPSINANRKDSSTIAITLIDAAQNPIVGEPINFSKQQDSTFIYKPDSVTDNRGEAYCKVYGSGAGTDTIQIQAAGASQKVAINYSSNYLVIDTLPGQSCIANGTDSTALSVTYLLGDKTTPVSDATIAISVTMGTINNDTLFAKGFTLAKADNGRIVFHVKNPYFANLATISAYAKTSTEVTSAVFKLYFKATRVRRIVLTGTPSVISTSGSKAQLIAVAYDSLNNRVSNERIYLNMTNGPGGGEYIDPPSALTGADGSISSFLVSGTATSTFHGVGVIASDVSGVKSDTVLFTIAGPPNQVSIGVNMLKGVDYQDGTFGLPCAAVVTDVNGNPVADGTPVTFSVQVTGYVYWRLSPRWVEEVSQGAFSCYSIVDTVADVLPFEDLNNNCRLDPGEDLNNDGFANRGADLNGDCIYDPGPPYEDINHDGKRQFDINIPVEPLYQCSNGLYKYADLNGDGEWDPIEPLLDPLYMSTYNALRHDSAYYKLYFKRPLPPQDSALLKILASMDSAYTANPHFIKALGSYDFSWNAQPLGQPDPAISIVRTVQTQSGKAPNVIVYGQTNATRVQITVWAECQGVLQDHPVTQILPIIESTK
- a CDS encoding DUF512 domain-containing protein; protein product: MAQELGLTIRSVEKGLPAWEAGLRKGDIIVTVNDEPVKDEVDFRFCTAQPVSEIRVLHRMGILTKLLKRPSRTAVGVQFADQGVTRCRNHCIFCFIDQMPKGLRRSLYIKDEDVRHSFVNGNYVTLAAMTFDDLEQLCSRGLSPLYVSVHATDRHVRCTMLGNKHIFDIMDQLGFLEKNGISFHAQIVVCPGYNNGAVLTKSLKDLCGLTKGLISVSVVPVGLTRFRRHPLQPVDRGEARRICKQVMRASEKDKKRYGRRRIFLADELFILAGLSIPPRRYYGNYPQIGNGVGLVRMLLDEWKKIEVRHGRSHPGNAGGNRNRVKRALLVTSESAFPFIREIADRLSQISLRVTAEALAVQNIFFGREVTVAGLLTGNDIIKQVRATKKAPDLVVLPGIIFNRHGHTLDGYSAERIGKSLGIKVMAADSLDALAKLL
- a CDS encoding pseudouridine synthase, with protein sequence MRLNKYLAGCGLGSRRSCDSLVGSGRIYVNGAKVKALGVKVTVGKDRVEYLGRILEPVRCLRYIAFHKPQTGIAAESDLEKRDGMFDALRQAGCDADALTIIERPDAATEGLVLLTNDGSLVHALTHPRYQIKQVFDVQLDRKLSPDEVEVMTGPGVESEHQILCAGMIIQAGSVNLPWYRVELYNSKKRHLQRMFGAAGRAVLRSRRVQFASVKLGDLAPGAFRELTGREVAALRAAGFKPSPSSR
- a CDS encoding GGDEF domain-containing protein; this translates as MDSRSEDVEKLQQQLVKAKHDLKLALASEKILLDELERKNLEIIERKKAEEKLDAALNDLKLALASEKVLLDELDKKNKELTELSITDGLTGLYNHRYLQERLEFEFKRAKRYGGNLSCLMIDIDHFKMLNDTYGHQCGDFVLRELSNLFRSRSREVDICGRYGGEEFLIITNIALGDAAQFAGKLRTAVNCHDFIFEGAALRVAVSIGIAEFNPALKDRLELISRADRAMYQAKQDGRNLIRLWNAQQVGTPPEKEART
- a CDS encoding STAS domain-containing protein, with translation MKIRIDTVGTVTVVFIDGNVLQENVPIFRVKLLELVEEGKVNIVLDMVASNYISSMCLATIVDVKKKLNELSGDLKLARVNKLVRNLLETTSLIKKVETYDDVDSAVKSFEKK
- a CDS encoding TIGR03960 family B12-binding radical SAM protein, producing MNKESFKHLLETQFLPFVQKPMQYLGNELNIVRKDLSGVSLHGVLCYPETYDIGMSHYGGQILYHIVNSRPQWALSRCYHPCADAEKLMREKEILLYCLEYLAPIKNADWVGFSVTYELQYTNLINMLALAGLPLYSRDRTGQEPLVIAGGPAMVNPEPIADFVDAFVIGDGEEAIVEACSVMESSKKRSASKEATLRELSKCRGVYVPSFYGTEKSGAFLVPIIPAPVKAAKVRSLDDRNYPAKPLVPLVNVVHHRLAVEVMRGCTRGCRFCSAGIWYRPVRERAVESLLCQMENGMSATGWRDIGLLSLSTADYSGLTPLLRGAAAYGTGGRLSVSLPSTRIDALTDADLDAMAAITPFSSFTIAPEAGSQRLRSVINKGFPDDDIFAMAERLLNRNVQTVKLYFMIGLPTERDEDIDAITSLAGRIADMAWRHSRRVTITIALSPFSPKAHTPFQWEAMDAPERLLEKSKRIKRGLADRRNVKTSYRDPFMAQLETVMARGDRSLSAVIRAAWESGCRFDGWDEHFKFDRWKDAFDKCNIGLTTFCGAIPMDNALPWNAVSAGVSTEFLQRERERAIAGGPTADCRNGECSACGVCGPIRQGSARFVKASALESTRSAAETVVPASTDRRCYRFVYTKGLPVRFLGHLDMVGVLHRALFAARLPIAFSEGCHPHPLIAFGPPLPLGISGATELFDVVTMGLLDTTIDAINKFLPEGLAVAGFQEMAIDHVSLNEAICAGQYRFSSTGEALLRSRMKNNVKARIDAFLVQREAVITITKNTISSSKDIRPLVIFLAPSGENGEQSFTAILSMQPKKTCKPSELISVLFPELSTFNFLVTRQMCFHKENGELKPFSMQPGKGTAKSN
- a CDS encoding metallophosphoesterase family protein, which encodes MRYAIISDIHGNVEALQAVLKDIKNRSIDSIVCLGDIVGYYPDPERCIELVQENVDDCVAGNHDYAAINRIDIQTFTYYAYAAMEWTRNHLSKKAKDFLGSLPLTIEKDSIFLTHSSPSNPQDWIYVFPDSEDAVFEAFKSLTFRINFIGHTHWPSIMIQEEDKIILHAEHSIKLTEKNLYLINVGSVGQPRDFDSRCCYAIYDTKNQDISLIRVMYDYTITQRKILDNNLPAFLAQRLEKGK